A single window of Candidatus Bathyarchaeum sp. DNA harbors:
- a CDS encoding YwbE family protein, with the protein MQPNQQRSQIKLGMHVNIVLKQHQRTGRLTEGFVKHILTNSSTHPHGIKVRLTDGKVGRVQSILE; encoded by the coding sequence ATGCAACCTAATCAGCAACGAAGCCAAATCAAACTTGGAATGCATGTAAACATCGTTTTGAAACAACACCAACGGACTGGTAGATTAACAGAAGGTTTTGTTAAGCACATTCTTACCAACAGCTCAACCCATCCGCATGGAATCAAAGTAAGACTCACAGACGGCAAAGTCGGCAGAGTACAATCAATACTAGAATAA
- a CDS encoding winged helix-turn-helix transcriptional regulator, whose protein sequence is MTNKYANMLQRGVKVIQIQLDELDKKILIELLKDARKKFTDIAKNFDVSTSNIKKRYSKLVKMGIIKNSTVVVNAKKLGFQGHLSLYVNVKHNEEKKFMDYVKQIKGATTYYVELNENYNVHVLLPVKRMDEIEERKQQIKNHPTVISLKANIWTNIELFPENLSMLE, encoded by the coding sequence ATGACAAATAAATACGCAAACATGCTACAGAGGGGAGTTAAAGTAATCCAAATCCAACTCGATGAACTCGATAAAAAAATTCTAATTGAGTTACTGAAAGATGCTCGCAAAAAATTTACAGACATCGCCAAAAACTTCGACGTTTCAACTTCAAACATCAAAAAACGATACAGTAAGTTAGTTAAAATGGGGATAATCAAGAACTCAACTGTTGTAGTGAACGCAAAAAAATTGGGTTTTCAAGGTCATTTGAGTCTTTATGTCAATGTAAAACATAATGAAGAAAAAAAATTCATGGATTATGTCAAACAAATAAAGGGAGCAACAACATACTACGTTGAACTTAATGAAAACTATAATGTTCATGTGTTATTGCCAGTTAAAAGAATGGATGAAATTGAGGAAAGAAAACAGCAAATCAAAAATCATCCAACAGTAATTAGTTTGAAGGCAAACATTTGGACCAATATTGAATTGTTTCCAGAAAATTTGTCAATGTTAGAGTAG
- a CDS encoding Lrp/AsnC family transcriptional regulator has protein sequence MDQLDFDIIKILMHNSRTPFSTISKELGVSTDTIIRRYDKLKETGVIKPIVNVDIFKLGYGARVWYMISLMHQVDTSATVQEIAKIKDVIRAVKSVGDYDLLVIAAVKDFKHMFEIGRELKKINGVLQIEARQYLPSPDPNILKAAPSGFFNPNLLDKKE, from the coding sequence ATGGATCAATTAGATTTTGACATAATCAAAATTTTAATGCACAATTCAAGAACCCCATTTAGTACAATTTCAAAGGAGCTTGGAGTTTCAACGGATACAATAATCCGAAGATATGACAAACTCAAAGAAACGGGGGTCATAAAACCCATAGTCAATGTTGACATTTTTAAACTTGGGTATGGAGCCCGTGTTTGGTATATGATTTCTTTAATGCATCAAGTCGATACATCAGCAACAGTTCAAGAAATTGCAAAAATTAAAGACGTTATCAGGGCAGTTAAATCAGTGGGAGACTACGACCTTCTAGTAATTGCAGCGGTTAAAGACTTTAAACACATGTTTGAAATCGGAAGGGAACTCAAAAAAATTAATGGAGTTTTACAAATTGAAGCCCGACAATATTTGCCTTCACCCGACCCAAATATACTCAAAGCTGCACCCAGCGGCTTTTTTAACCCCAATCTTTTGGACAAAAAAGAATAG
- a CDS encoding right-handed parallel beta-helix repeat-containing protein codes for MVLTKKTVTFIALLFCFMFVLVAQTCVAQQIETKIRIQQNGKLEFLEPKGEYLNMEITDLIQRDSDEYWFASNISVPLVVERSNILIDGRGFTLKGQWTGNAVNLTTSNVTVKNLHITGWDVGILGVFDNNTLTNNYITSCNYGMSLTADKYCIVSNYVANNGEGISLNSGTESNYIAQNLVTNNTIGLSLIGYASDATNTIEENVISYNQKGIYVWWHRDRLVQKIYRNDFIENEIQVTIAGASPIFGLDPSSSWNNGSGEGNYWSDYEGTDSDDDGIGDTPYNVTYANTDIYPLMSPVDAEVVPEFGSWVVVPVALGVSLFVVAYKKRQHRQ; via the coding sequence ATGGTGCTGACCAAAAAAACGGTAACCTTTATTGCGTTGCTTTTTTGTTTTATGTTTGTTTTAGTTGCACAAACTTGTGTAGCCCAGCAAATAGAGACCAAGATTCGGATTCAGCAGAACGGAAAACTGGAGTTTCTTGAACCCAAAGGCGAGTATCTAAACATGGAGATTACTGATTTAATTCAACGAGACAGCGACGAATACTGGTTTGCATCTAATATTTCTGTGCCTTTGGTGGTAGAAAGAAGCAATATCCTCATCGATGGTAGGGGCTTTACCCTTAAAGGACAATGGACAGGAAATGCAGTGAACCTTACAACAAGTAACGTTACTGTAAAAAACCTGCACATTACTGGTTGGGATGTTGGAATTCTGGGAGTGTTTGACAATAACACCCTCACAAACAACTACATAACCAGTTGCAACTACGGCATGAGCCTAACTGCCGACAAATACTGCATAGTTTCTAACTATGTGGCAAACAACGGCGAAGGAATCAGCCTAAACAGTGGCACTGAATCTAACTATATTGCACAAAATCTGGTTACCAACAACACGATAGGGTTAAGCCTTATCGGGTATGCTTCCGATGCAACAAACACCATTGAAGAAAACGTAATCTCGTATAATCAAAAGGGAATCTATGTTTGGTGGCACCGGGACCGGCTGGTGCAAAAAATTTATCGCAACGACTTTATTGAAAACGAAATTCAGGTTACAATTGCAGGTGCAAGCCCAATTTTTGGACTGGACCCCTCCAGCAGTTGGAACAACGGCTCTGGAGAAGGCAACTACTGGAGCGACTATGAAGGCACAGATAGTGATGATGACGGAATCGGCGACACACCATACAATGTAACATACGCCAACACAGACATCTACCCCTTGATGAGTCCCGTGGATGCAGAAGTGGTTCCAGAATTTGGTTCGTGGGTTGTGGTGCCTGTTGCTCTTGGTGTGTCTTTGTTTGTGGTGGCCTACAAAAAACGGCAACATCGCCAGTAA